A stretch of Pseudophryne corroboree isolate aPseCor3 chromosome 9, aPseCor3.hap2, whole genome shotgun sequence DNA encodes these proteins:
- the LOC134958708 gene encoding uncharacterized protein LOC134958708 → MWNILHSTAPPTFPLSCRTSTPTFPICCRTHIPTFPLCCRTSTPNIPTQLQNKHPNIPTLLQNKHPNIPTLPQNTHPNIPTLLQNKHPNIPTLLQNKHPNIPTLLQNKPPNIPTLLQNKHPNIPTLLQNKHPNIPTLLQNKHPNIPTLLQNKHPNIPTLPQNTHPNIPTLLQNKHPNIPTLLQNKLPNIPTLPQNTHPNIPTLLQNKHPNIPTQLQNKHPNIPTLLQNKHPNIPTLLQNKHPNIPTLLQNKHPNIPTLLQNKHPNIPNLLQNTHPNILTLLQNKHPNIPTQLQNKHPNMPTQLQNKHPNIPTLLQNKHLKILTQLQNSHPKAGPD, encoded by the coding sequence ATGTGGAATATTCTACATAGCACAGCACCCCCAACATTCCCACTCAGCTGCAGAACAAGCACCCCAACATTCCCAATCTGCTGCAGAACACACATCCCAACATTCCCACTCTGCTGCAGAACAAGCACCCCCAACATTCCCACTCAGCTGCAGAACAAGCACCCCAACATTCCCACTCTGCTGCAGAACAAGCACCCCAACATTCCCACTCTGCCGCAGAACACACATCCCAACATTCCCACTCTGCTGCAGAACAAGCACCCCAACATTCCCACTCTGCTGCAGAACAAGCACCCCAACATTCCCACTCTGCTGCAGAACAAGCCCCCCAACATTCCCACTCTGCTGCAGAACAAGCACCCCAACATTCCCACTCTGCTGCAGAACAAGCACCCCAACATTCCCACTCTGCTGCAGAACAAGCACCCCAACATTCCCACTCTGCTGCAGAACAAGCACCCCAACATTCCCACTCTGCCGCAGAACACACATCCCAACATTCCCACTCTGCTGCAGAACAAGCACCCCAACATTCCCACTCTGCTGCAGAACAAGCTACCCAACATTCCCACTCTGCCGCAGAACACACATCCCAACATTCCCACTCTGCTGCAGAACAAGCACCCCAACATACCCACCCAGCTGCAGAATAAGCACCCCAACATTCCCACTCTGCTGCAGAACAAGCACCCCAACATTCCTACTCTGCTGCAGAACAAGCACCCCAACATTCCCACTCTGCTGCAGAACAAGCACCCCAACATTCCCACTCTGCTGCAGAACAAGCACCCCAACATTCCCAATCTGCTTCAGAACACACATCCCAACATTCTCACTCTGCTGCAGAACAAGCACCCCAACATACCCACCCAGCTGCAGAATAAGCACCCCAACATGCCCACCCAGCTGCAGAACAAGCACCCCAACATTCCCACTCTGCTTCAGAACAAGCACCTCAAAATTCTGACTCAGCTGCAGAACAGTCACCccaaagcagggccggattaa